A single Crateriforma conspicua DNA region contains:
- a CDS encoding DUF2853 family protein — protein sequence MSDYLKNVKEYVESPNEDAVAALVNHLGIALDNRDSAIVAATDDGELESIKDGYCRKTLDLDEAEADKAIQAVCERMKGDRAKCRVTFYYLLAEESGKMSRLAG from the coding sequence ATGAGCGACTATTTAAAAAACGTCAAAGAGTACGTCGAATCGCCCAATGAAGATGCCGTGGCCGCGTTGGTCAATCATCTCGGCATCGCACTGGACAACCGCGATTCGGCCATCGTCGCAGCGACCGACGATGGCGAACTGGAATCCATCAAGGACGGCTATTGCCGTAAGACGCTTGATCTGGATGAAGCCGAAGCCGACAAGGCGATTCAAGCGGTTTGCGAGCGAATGAAAGGCGATCGAGCCAAATGTCGCGTCACGTTCTATTACCTACTGGCCGAAGAAAGCGGCAAGATGAGCCGATTGGCCGGCTGA